The Burkholderia sp. NRF60-BP8 genomic sequence GATCGGCCAGGAACTGTTCGACGATGCGCTCGTTCTCGGCGTCGAGCACGCTGCAGGTCGCGTAGACGAGCCGGCCGCCCTTCTTCACGAGCCGCGCGGCGCTCGCGAGGATCGACGCCTGCTTGGGCGTCAGCTCGTCGATCGCCGTGCGCGTCTGCCGCCACTTCAGGTCCGGATTGCGGCGCAGCGTGCCGAGGCCGCTACACGGCGCGTCGACCAGCACGCGGTCGATCTTGCCGGCGAGCCGTTTGATCTTCGCGTCGTGCTCGCTGTCGATCAGCACCGGGTTCACGTTCGACAGCCCGCTGCGCGCGAGGCGCGGCTTCAGCTTGGCGAGGCGCTTTTCCGAGACGTCGAACGCATACAGGCGCCCGGTCGAGCGCATCATCGCGCCGAGCGCGAGCGTCTTGCCGCCCGCGCCCGCGCAGAAATCGACGACCATCTCGCCGCGCCGCGGCGCCACCAGCGAGCACAGCAGCTGGCTGCCTTCGTCCTGCACCTCGATCGCCCCTTCCTCAAACAGCTTCAGGCGCGTCAGCGCCGGCTTGCCGACCACGCGCACCCCGAACGGCGCGAACGGCGTCGCGCCCGCGTCGATGCCGCTCACACGCAGCGCTTCGATCACCTGGTCGCGGCTCGCCTTCTGCGCGTTGGCACGCAGGTCGAGCGGCGCCGGGTAGTTCAGCGCGGCGGCGAGTTGCGCGAGCTCGTCGGCGTCGAAACGGGCCGACAGCGCCTGGTGAATCCAGTCGGGCAGATTCGTGCGAATGCGCACCGGCAGGCTCGCCGGATCGATCTTCGACACGTGCTCGAGCCATGCGGACTCGGTGTCGGACAGGAACGGCTTCAACGCATTGCGACCGACCGTCTGCATCAGGCCGAGCAGCGTGAGGCGTCGCGCGGGCGTGCCCGTGCCGCTCTCGGCCAGATGCGAAAACTCCATCTTCCGGCGCAGCACCGCGAACACGGCCTCGGCGATCACGCCGCGCTCGGCATGCCCGAGCTTCGGGTGCGCGCGGAAGAACCGGCTCGTCGTCGCGTCGGCGGGGCCGGCGAACTTCAGCACCTCGGCCAGCAAAGTCTCGGTCTGGCCGATCAGGAATCCGTGCAGCTTCATACGCCCTCACTCGTTTCGGTATGCGGTTCATCCGCGAAAATCCAGCGCGCCTCGTCGGGCGCCACCACTGCACGGCCGTTCTCGAGACGCAACCGGCCGTCGACGAACCAGCGCACCGCGCGCGGATACAGCACGTGCTCGACCGCCAGCACGCGCCGCGCGAGCGCGGCCGCGTCGTCGCCGGCGCGCACGGGCACCGCGCCCTGCGCGACGATCGCGCCGCTGTCGAGCTCGGGGATGACGAAATGCACGCTTGCGCCATGCAGCGCGACGCCGGCATCCAGCGCCTGCTGGTGCGTGTGGATGCCCTTGAAGCTCGGCAGCAGCGACGGATGGATATTCAGCAGCCGGCCCTCGTAACGTCTGACGAAAGCGGGCGTGAGGATGCGCATGAAGCCGGCGAGGACGACGAGATCGGGCGAGAAACGGTCGATCTCCGCGGCGAGCGCCGCGTCGAAGCTGTCGCGGCCGTCGAACGACCGGTGGTCGACCACCGCCGTCGCCACCCCGTGCGACGCGGCAAAAGCCAGGCCGGCCGCGTCGGGCCGGTTGGCGATCACGGCGGCGACCTCGGCCGGCCAGCGTTCCTGCGCGCATGCGCGGACGATGGCCTCCATGTTGCTGCCGCGACCGGAAATCAGGATCACGAGTTTTTTCATCCGCGAATTTTACCATTCGCCCCCGCGTTTCCCGCCTTCTCGGCCGCCGGCCCGCCCGAACGTTTATAATCTTCTGCTTTGCGGCATCCCACCGCCCATTCCCCCGACGCTGCATCCGCTATCGTGAAAGTCTTCCGCGGCCTGCCCAACGCCGAGAGTCGCGCCCCGTGCGCGCTGACGATCGGCAACTTCGACGGTGTCCATCGCGGCCACCAGGCCTTGCTCGCGCGCGTGCGCGCGGCAGCGGACGCGCGCGGCCTGCCCGTGTGCGTGATGACGTTCGAGCCGCACCCGCGCGAATTCTTCAATCCGGCCGGCGCGCCGCCGCGCATCGCGATGCTGCGCGACAAGCTCGAGGCGCTGCGCGACCACGGGGTCGACCGCGTCGTCGTCGAGCACTTCAATCACACGTTCGCGAGCCAGTCGCCGCAGGCGTTCGTCGAGCGCACGCTGGTGAACGGGCTGCACACGCGCTGGATGATGGTCGGCGACGATTTCTGCTACGGCGCGAAGCGCGCGGGCACGTTCGACACGCTGAAGGCGGCCGGCGAGCAGTACGGCTTCGAGGTCGAGCAGATGGGCACGGTCGCCGGCAGCGACGGCACGCGCATCTCGAGTTCCGGCGTGCGCGCGGCGCTCGCCGCGGGCGATCTCGACGCGGCCGCGCAGGCGCTCGGCCACGGCTATCTGATCAGCGGCCACGTCGCGCACGGGCTGAAGCTCGGCCGCGATCTCGGCTTCCCGACGCTGAACCTGCCGATCGCGCACAAACGGCCGGCGCTCCAGGGCATCTTCGTCGTGCAGGTGCACGGCCTCGGCCCCACCCCGCTGCCGGGCGTCGCGAGCCTCGGGCTGCGCCCGACGGTCGACGATTCCGGCCGCACGCTGCTCGAAGTCCATCTGCTCGACTGGCACGGCGACGCATACGGCAAACTGATCCGTGTCGAATTCCTGAAGAAGCTGCGCGACGAGGCGAAGTTCGACGATCTCGAGGCGCTGTCGCGGGCGATCGCGCTCGACGTCGCGAATGCGCGCGCGTACTTCGTCGAGCGCGACCGCGCGCCGGGCAGCCGCGCGACCGGCTTCGCGACGTCGGCGACCGACCGAATTAGCTGATCCGGACGGCGGCGCCTCGCGCCGCACCCTCGCGCCGCCTTCTCGCGCGCCTACCCGATTCACGACGCCAGAGCGTCCCCCGATTTAGATAGCGATCCCATCATGAGCAACAAGAAAGCCGATTCGAAACCGCAGGCCAAGTATCCGGTCAACCTGCTCGACACGCCGTTCCCGATGCGCGGCGACCTGCCCAAGCGCGAACCGCAGTGGGTCAAGGAGTGGGAAGAGCGCGGCATCTACGACAAGATCCGCGCGGCCAGCCAGGGCC encodes the following:
- a CDS encoding RsmB/NOP family class I SAM-dependent RNA methyltransferase, with translation MKLHGFLIGQTETLLAEVLKFAGPADATTSRFFRAHPKLGHAERGVIAEAVFAVLRRKMEFSHLAESGTGTPARRLTLLGLMQTVGRNALKPFLSDTESAWLEHVSKIDPASLPVRIRTNLPDWIHQALSARFDADELAQLAAALNYPAPLDLRANAQKASRDQVIEALRVSGIDAGATPFAPFGVRVVGKPALTRLKLFEEGAIEVQDEGSQLLCSLVAPRRGEMVVDFCAGAGGKTLALGAMMRSTGRLYAFDVSEKRLAKLKPRLARSGLSNVNPVLIDSEHDAKIKRLAGKIDRVLVDAPCSGLGTLRRNPDLKWRQTRTAIDELTPKQASILASAARLVKKGGRLVYATCSVLDAENERIVEQFLADHPDFVLVPAQQVLADQRIALETGDYLSLWPHRHATDGFFAAVLERRAAQ
- the purN gene encoding phosphoribosylglycinamide formyltransferase, encoding MKKLVILISGRGSNMEAIVRACAQERWPAEVAAVIANRPDAAGLAFAASHGVATAVVDHRSFDGRDSFDAALAAEIDRFSPDLVVLAGFMRILTPAFVRRYEGRLLNIHPSLLPSFKGIHTHQQALDAGVALHGASVHFVIPELDSGAIVAQGAVPVRAGDDAAALARRVLAVEHVLYPRAVRWFVDGRLRLENGRAVVAPDEARWIFADEPHTETSEGV
- a CDS encoding bifunctional riboflavin kinase/FAD synthetase; the protein is MKVFRGLPNAESRAPCALTIGNFDGVHRGHQALLARVRAAADARGLPVCVMTFEPHPREFFNPAGAPPRIAMLRDKLEALRDHGVDRVVVEHFNHTFASQSPQAFVERTLVNGLHTRWMMVGDDFCYGAKRAGTFDTLKAAGEQYGFEVEQMGTVAGSDGTRISSSGVRAALAAGDLDAAAQALGHGYLISGHVAHGLKLGRDLGFPTLNLPIAHKRPALQGIFVVQVHGLGPTPLPGVASLGLRPTVDDSGRTLLEVHLLDWHGDAYGKLIRVEFLKKLRDEAKFDDLEALSRAIALDVANARAYFVERDRAPGSRATGFATSATDRIS